The following are encoded together in the Strix uralensis isolate ZFMK-TIS-50842 chromosome 38, bStrUra1, whole genome shotgun sequence genome:
- the SMARCA4 gene encoding transcription activator BRG1 isoform X4 produces MSTPDPPMGGTPRPGPSPGPGPSPGAMLGPSPGPSPGSAHSMMGPSPGPPSAGHPLPPQGPGGYAQDNMHQMHKPLDSMHEKGITDDPRYGQMKGMGMRPGAHAGMGPPPSPMDQHSQGYPSPLGGSEHASSPVPANGPSSGPQMSSGPGGVPLDGADPQALGQQNRGPTPFNQNQLHQLRAQIMAYKMLARGQPLPDHLQMAVQGKRPMPGMQQQMPTLPPPSVSGTGPVQGPVQGPGPGPTPPNYNRPHGIGGPNMPPPGPSGVPPGMPGQPPGGPPKPWPEGPMANAAAPTSTPQKLIPPQPTGRPSPAPPAVPPAASPVMPPQTQSPGQPAQPAPMVQLHQKQNRITPIQKPRGLDPVEILQEREYRLQARIAHRIQELENLPGSLAGDLRTKATIELKALRLLNFQRQLRQEVVVCMRRDTALETALNAKAYKRSKRQSLREARITEKLEKQQKIEQERKRRQKHQEYLNSILQHAKDFKEYHRSVTGKIQKLTKAVATYHANTEREQKKENERIEKERMRRLMAEDEEGYRKLIDQKKDKRLAYLLQQTDEYVANLTELVRQHKAAQVAKEKKKKKKKKKAENAEGQTPAIGPDGEPLDETSQMSDLPVKVIHVESGKILTGTDAPKAGQLEAWLEMNPGYEVAPRSDSEESGSEEEEEEEEEEQPQPAQPALPVEEKKKIPDPDSDDVSEVDARHIIENAKQDVDDEYGVSQALARGLQSYYAVAHAVTERVDKQSTLMVNGVLKQYQIKGLEWLVSLYNNNLNGILADEMGLGKTIQTIALITYLMEHKRINGPFLIIVPLSTLSNWAYEFDKWAPSVVKVSYKGSPAARRAFVPQLRSGKFNVLLTTYEYIIKDKHILAKIRWKYMIVDEGHRMKNHHCKLTQVLNTHYVAPRRLLLTGTPLQNKLPELWALLNFLLPTIFKSCSTFEQWFNAPFAMTGEKVDLNEEETILIIRRLHKVLRPFLLRRLKKEVEAQLPEKVEYVIKCDMSALQRVLYRHMQAKGVLLTDGSEKDKKGKGGTKTLMNTIMQLRKICNHPYMFQHIEESFSEHLGFTGGIVQGLDLYRASGKFELLDRILPKLRATNHKVLLFCQMTSLMTIMEDYFAYRGFKYLRLDGTTKAEDRGMLLKTFNEPGSEYFIFLLSTRAGGLGLNLQSADTVIIFDSDWNPHQDLQAQDRAHRIGQQNEVRVLRLCTVNSVEEKILAAAKYKLNVDQKVIQAGMFDQKSSSHERRAFLQAILEHEEQDEEEDEVPDDETVNQMIARHEEEFDLFMRMDLDRRREEARNPKRKPRLMEEDELPSWIIKDDAEVERLTCEEEEEKMFGRGSRHRKEVDYSDSLTEKQWLKVYMAIEEGTLEEIEEEVRQKKSSRKRKRDTDVGSATPTTSTRSRDKDDDSKKQKKRGRPPAEKLSPNPPNLTKKMKKIVDAVIKYKDSSSGRQLSEVFIQLPSRKELPEYYELIRKPVDFKKIKERIRNHKYRSLNDLEKDVMLLCQNAQTFNLEGSLIYEDSIVLQSVFTSVRQKIEKEEESEGEDSEEEEEGEEEGSESESRSVKVKIKLGRKEKAQDRLKGRRRTSRGARAKPVVSDDDSEEEQEEDRSGSGTEDD; encoded by the exons ATGTCGACTCCGGATCCTCCGATGGGGGGGACGCCTCGGCCGGGGCCCTCCCCGGGGCCCGGCCCCTCGCCGGGGGCCATGCTGGGACCCAGCCCGGGCCCCTCGCCCGGCTCCGCGCACAGTATGatgggccccagccccggcccgcccTCGGCAGGACACCCGCTGCCGCCCCAGGGCCCGGGGGGCTACGCTCAGGACAACATGCACCAGATGCACAAG cccctggACTCCATGCACGAGAAGGGAATAACCGACGACCCTCGCTACGGCCAGATGAAAGGGATGGGGATGCGGCCCGGCGCCCACGCGGGGATGGGCCCTCCCCCGAGCCCCATGGACCAACACTCTCAAG GTTACCCGTCTCCGCTCGGCGGCTCCGAGCACGCCTCCAGCCCGGTTCCGGCCAACGGTCCGTCCTCGGGCCCTCAGATGTCCTCAGGCCCCGGCGGAGTCCCCTTGGATGGTGCTGACCCCCAGGCTCTGGGCCAGCAGAACCGGGGCCCGACCCCTTTTAACCAGAACCAGTTACACCAGTTACGAGCTCAGATCATGGCCTACAAGATGCTGGCCAGGGGCCAGCCCCTCCCCGACCACCTGCAGATGGCCGTGCAGGGCAAGCGACCCATGCCGGGGATGCAGCAGCAGATGCCGACGCTACCTCCGCCCTCCGTGTCCGGGACAGGACCAGTGCAGGGGCCAGTGCAAGGGCCTGGACCGGGACCGACACCTCCAAACTACAACAGACCTCACG GTATAGGAGGGCCTAACATGCCCCCTCCCGGACCCTCAGGAGTTCCCCCAGGGATGCCCGGGCAGCCGCCCGGCggcccccccaagccctggccgGAAG GGCCGATGGCGAACGCCGCAGCCCCCACCAGCACACCTCAGAAGCTgatccctccccagcccaccggCCGGCCCTCGCCCGCGCCGCCGGCGGTGCCCCCGGCAGCCTCGCCCGTGATGCCGCCGCAGACGCAGTCGCCGGGGCAGCCGGCCCAGCCGGCCCCCATGGTGCAGCTGCACCAGAAGCAGAACCGCATCACGCCCATCCAGAAACCCCGCGGGCTCGACCCGGTGGAAATCCTGCAGGAGAGGGAGTACAG GCTGCAGGCTCGCATCGCTCACAGGATCCAGGAGCTGGAGAACCTGCCCGGCTCCCTGGCTGGTGACCTGAGAACCAAAGCTACCATTGAACTTAAAGCACTAAGGCTGCTTAATTTTCAGCGACAG CTGCGTCAGGAGGTCGTGGTGTGCATGAGGCGAGACACGGCCTTGGAAACAGCCCTCAATGCCAAGGCCTACAAGCGCAGCAAGCGGCAGTCCCTGCGCGAGGCTCGCATCACCgagaagctggagaagcagcagaagattGAGCAGGAGCGGAAGCGCAGGCAGAAGCACCAG GAATACCTCAATAGCATTCTCCAGCACGCTAAAGATTTCAAGGAATACCATCGCTCTGTCACGGGCAAAATTCAAAAGCTGACCAAGGCGGTGGCCACGTACCACGCCAACACGGAGCGCGAGCAGAAGAAGGAGAACGAGCGGATCGAGAAGGAGAGGATGCGCCGTTTGATG gctgaggatgaggagggataCCGCAAGCTCATCGACCAGAAGAAGGACAAGCGCTTGGCCTACCTGCTGCAGCAGACGGACGAGTACGTCGCCAACCTGACGGAGCTGGTGCGGCAGCACAAGGCCGCGCAGGTGGccaaggagaagaagaagaaaaagaaaaagaag aaGGCGGAGAACGCGGAAGGGCAGACGCCGGCGATCGGACCCGATGGCGAA CCGCTGGACGAGACGAGCCAAATGAGCGACCTCCCTGTCAAAGTGATCCACGTGGAGAGTGGCAAGATCCTCACCGGCACCGATGCCCCGAAGGCCGGGCAGCTGGAGGCCTGGCTGGAGATGAACCCCGG ATATGAAGTAGCTCCGCGATCTGACAGTGAAGAAAGTGGgtcagaagaggaggaggag gaggaggaagaggagcaacCGCAGCCCGCCCAGCCCGCTCTGCCtgtggaggagaagaaaaagatccCGGATCCGGACAGTGATGATGTCTCGGAAGTGGACGCCAGACACATTATCGA GAACGCTAAGCAGGACGTTGATGATGAGTACGGGGTGTCTCAAGCTCTGGCGCGGGGCCTGCAGTCGTACTACGCCGTGGCCCACGCAGTCACTGAAAGGGTGGACAAGCAGTCCACGCTGATGGTCAACGGGGTGCTCAAGCAGTACCAG ATCAAGGGTCTGGAGTGGCTGGTGTCCCTGTACAACAACAACCTGAACGGCATCTTGGCAGACGAGATGGGCCTGGGCAAAACCATCCAGACCATCGCTTTAATCACATACCTCATGGAGCACAAGCGCATCAACGGGCCCTTCCTCATCATCGTCCCTCTCTC aacgCTGTCGAATTGGGCGTACGAGTTTGACAAATGGGCCCCTTCCGTGGTGAAGGTCTCCTACAAG GGCTCTCCAGCAGCAAGACGGGCATTCGTACCTCAGCTCCGAAGCGGGAAATTCAATGTCTTGCTCACTACGTACGAATATATCATCAAAGATAAGCACATCCTGGCCAAG ATCCGCTGGAAGTACATGATCGTGGACGAGGGCCACCGCATGAAGAACCACCACTGCAAGCTCACCCAGGTCCTCAACACGCACTACGTGGCCCCGCGCCGTCTGCTGCTGACGGGCACCCCGCTGCAGAACAAGCTCCCGGAGCTGTGGGCCCTGCTCAATTTCCTCCTGCCCACCATTTTCAAGAGCTGCAGCACCTTCGAGCAGTGGTTTAACGCTCCTTTCGCCATGACGGGAGAAAAG GTGGACCTGAACGAAGAAGAAACCATCCTGATCATTCGGCGTTTGCACAAAGTGCTGCGCCCCTTCCTCCTGCGCAGGCTGAAGAAGGAAGTAGAAGCGCAGCTGCCTGAAAAG GTGGAGTACGTGATCAAGTGTGACATGTCCGCCCTGCAGCGCGTCCTCTACAGGCACATGCAGGCCAAGGGGGTGCTGCTCACCGACGGCTCCGAGAAGGACAAAAAG GGCAAAGGCGGTACGAAAACCTTAATGAACACGATCATGCAGCTGAGGAAGATCTGTAACCACCCCTACATGTTCCAGCACATCGAG GAATCCTTTTCCGAGCACCTGGGGTTCACGGGCGGTATCGTGCAGGG GCTGGATCTGTACCGTGCCTCGGGTAAATTTGAGCTCCTGGACAGAATCCTCCCCAAACTGCGAGCCACCAACCACAAAGTCCTGCTCTTCTGCCAGATGACCTCCCTCATGACCATCATGGAAGATTATTTTGCTTATCGCGGATTCAAATACCTCAGGCTGGACG GGACCACGAAGGCGGAGGACCGGGGCATGTTGTTAAAGACTTTCAATGAGCCGGGCTCCGAGTACTTCATTTTCTTGCTGAGCACTCGGGCCGGCGGGCTGGGTCTGAATCTCCAGTCTGCCGATACTGTGATTATCTTTGACAGCGACTGGAATCCTCACCag GACCTGCAGGCGCAGGACCGCGCGCACCGCATCGGGCAGCAGAACGAAGTGCGCGTTCTCCGGCTCTGCACCGTCAACAGCGTGGAGGAGAAGATCCTGGCCGCCGCCAAATACAAGCTGAATGTTGATCAGAAGGTTATCCAAGCCGGCATGTTTGACCAGAAATCCTCGAGCCACGAGCGAAGAGCCTTCCTCCAGGCCATCTTGGAGCACGAGGAGCAGGACGAG GAAGAAGACGAAGTTCCCGACGATGAAACCGTCAACCAGATGATTGCGCGGCACGAAGAGGAGTTTGACCTTTTCATG CGCATGGACCTGGACCGCAGGCGGGAGGAGGCGCGAAACCCCAAGCGCAAACCGCGCCTGATGGAGGAGGACGAGCTGCCATCTTGGATCATCAAGGACGATGCCGAGGTGGAGAGGTTGAcgtgtgaggaagaggaggaaaagatgttTGGGCGAGGCTCGCGGCACCGCAAGGAGGTGGACTACAGCGACTCGCTGACGGAGAAGCAGTGGCTCAAGGTATACATG GCGATCGAGGAGGGGACGCTGGAGGAGATCGAGGAGGAGGTGCGCCAGAAAAAATCCTCCCGTAAACGGAAGCGGGACACGGACGTCGGCTCCGCCACCCCCACCACCAGCACCCGCAGCCGGGATAAGGACGATGatagcaaaaagcagaaaaaacgCGGCAGGCCGCCGGCGGAAAAACtctccccaaaccctcccaacctcaccaaaaaaatgaagaagatcGTAGACGCCGTCATCAAGTACAAGGACAG TAGCAGTGGACGGCAGCTCAGCGAAGTTTTCATCCAGCTGCCGTCCCGCAAGGAGCTGCCCGAGTACTACGAGCTCATCCGCAAACCCGTCGACTTCAAAAAAATCAAG gAGCGAATCCGCAACCACAAGTACCGGAGCCTCAACGACCTGGAGAAGGACGTGATGCTGCTCTGCCAGAACGCCCAGACCTTCAACCTCGAGGGCTCGCTG aTCTACGAGGACTCCATCGTCCTCCAGTCCGTCTTCACCAGCGTGCGGCAGAAAattgagaaggaggaggagagcgaAGGCGAGgacagcgaggaggaggaggaaggagaagaggaaggatccGAGTCTGAGT ctcgcTCGGTCAAGGTGAAGATCAAGCTGGGGCGGAAGGAGAAGGCGCAGGACCGGCTCAAGGGCCGCCGGCGCACCAGCCGCGGCGCCCGCGCCAAGCCCGTGGTGagcgacgacgacagcgaggaggagcaggaggag gaTCGCTCCGGCAGCGGCACCGAAGACGACTAA
- the SMARCA4 gene encoding transcription activator BRG1 isoform X3: MSTPDPPMGGTPRPGPSPGPGPSPGAMLGPSPGPSPGSAHSMMGPSPGPPSAGHPLPPQGPGGYAQDNMHQMHKPLDSMHEKGITDDPRYGQMKGMGMRPGAHAGMGPPPSPMDQHSQGYPSPLGGSEHASSPVPANGPSSGPQMSSGPGGVPLDGADPQALGQQNRGPTPFNQNQLHQLRAQIMAYKMLARGQPLPDHLQMAVQGKRPMPGMQQQMPTLPPPSVSGTGPVQGPVQGPGPGPTPPNYNRPHGIGGPNMPPPGPSGVPPGMPGQPPGGPPKPWPEGPMANAAAPTSTPQKLIPPQPTGRPSPAPPAVPPAASPVMPPQTQSPGQPAQPAPMVQLHQKQNRITPIQKPRGLDPVEILQEREYRLQARIAHRIQELENLPGSLAGDLRTKATIELKALRLLNFQRQLRQEVVVCMRRDTALETALNAKAYKRSKRQSLREARITEKLEKQQKIEQERKRRQKHQEYLNSILQHAKDFKEYHRSVTGKIQKLTKAVATYHANTEREQKKENERIEKERMRRLMAEDEEGYRKLIDQKKDKRLAYLLQQTDEYVANLTELVRQHKAAQVAKEKKKKKKKKKAENAEGQTPAIGPDGEPLDETSQMSDLPVKVIHVESGKILTGTDAPKAGQLEAWLEMNPGYEVAPRSDSEESGSEEEEEEEEEEQPQPAQPALPVEEKKKIPDPDSDDVSEVDARHIIENAKQDVDDEYGVSQALARGLQSYYAVAHAVTERVDKQSTLMVNGVLKQYQIKGLEWLVSLYNNNLNGILADEMGLGKTIQTIALITYLMEHKRINGPFLIIVPLSTLSNWAYEFDKWAPSVVKVSYKGSPAARRAFVPQLRSGKFNVLLTTYEYIIKDKHILAKIRWKYMIVDEGHRMKNHHCKLTQVLNTHYVAPRRLLLTGTPLQNKLPELWALLNFLLPTIFKSCSTFEQWFNAPFAMTGEKVDLNEEETILIIRRLHKVLRPFLLRRLKKEVEAQLPEKVEYVIKCDMSALQRVLYRHMQAKGVLLTDGSEKDKKGKGGTKTLMNTIMQLRKICNHPYMFQHIEESFSEHLGFTGGIVQGLDLYRASGKFELLDRILPKLRATNHKVLLFCQMTSLMTIMEDYFAYRGFKYLRLDGTTKAEDRGMLLKTFNEPGSEYFIFLLSTRAGGLGLNLQSADTVIIFDSDWNPHQDLQAQDRAHRIGQQNEVRVLRLCTVNSVEEKILAAAKYKLNVDQKVIQAGMFDQKSSSHERRAFLQAILEHEEQDENRYSAGSGSGSASFPHTASTLCLNAELEEPPLKEEDEVPDDETVNQMIARHEEEFDLFMRMDLDRRREEARNPKRKPRLMEEDELPSWIIKDDAEVERLTCEEEEEKMFGRGSRHRKEVDYSDSLTEKQWLKAIEEGTLEEIEEEVRQKKSSRKRKRDTDVGSATPTTSTRSRDKDDDSKKQKKRGRPPAEKLSPNPPNLTKKMKKIVDAVIKYKDSSSGRQLSEVFIQLPSRKELPEYYELIRKPVDFKKIKERIRNHKYRSLNDLEKDVMLLCQNAQTFNLEGSLIYEDSIVLQSVFTSVRQKIEKEEESEGEDSEEEEEGEEEGSESESRSVKVKIKLGRKEKAQDRLKGRRRTSRGARAKPVVSDDDSEEEQEEDRSGSGTEDD; this comes from the exons ATGTCGACTCCGGATCCTCCGATGGGGGGGACGCCTCGGCCGGGGCCCTCCCCGGGGCCCGGCCCCTCGCCGGGGGCCATGCTGGGACCCAGCCCGGGCCCCTCGCCCGGCTCCGCGCACAGTATGatgggccccagccccggcccgcccTCGGCAGGACACCCGCTGCCGCCCCAGGGCCCGGGGGGCTACGCTCAGGACAACATGCACCAGATGCACAAG cccctggACTCCATGCACGAGAAGGGAATAACCGACGACCCTCGCTACGGCCAGATGAAAGGGATGGGGATGCGGCCCGGCGCCCACGCGGGGATGGGCCCTCCCCCGAGCCCCATGGACCAACACTCTCAAG GTTACCCGTCTCCGCTCGGCGGCTCCGAGCACGCCTCCAGCCCGGTTCCGGCCAACGGTCCGTCCTCGGGCCCTCAGATGTCCTCAGGCCCCGGCGGAGTCCCCTTGGATGGTGCTGACCCCCAGGCTCTGGGCCAGCAGAACCGGGGCCCGACCCCTTTTAACCAGAACCAGTTACACCAGTTACGAGCTCAGATCATGGCCTACAAGATGCTGGCCAGGGGCCAGCCCCTCCCCGACCACCTGCAGATGGCCGTGCAGGGCAAGCGACCCATGCCGGGGATGCAGCAGCAGATGCCGACGCTACCTCCGCCCTCCGTGTCCGGGACAGGACCAGTGCAGGGGCCAGTGCAAGGGCCTGGACCGGGACCGACACCTCCAAACTACAACAGACCTCACG GTATAGGAGGGCCTAACATGCCCCCTCCCGGACCCTCAGGAGTTCCCCCAGGGATGCCCGGGCAGCCGCCCGGCggcccccccaagccctggccgGAAG GGCCGATGGCGAACGCCGCAGCCCCCACCAGCACACCTCAGAAGCTgatccctccccagcccaccggCCGGCCCTCGCCCGCGCCGCCGGCGGTGCCCCCGGCAGCCTCGCCCGTGATGCCGCCGCAGACGCAGTCGCCGGGGCAGCCGGCCCAGCCGGCCCCCATGGTGCAGCTGCACCAGAAGCAGAACCGCATCACGCCCATCCAGAAACCCCGCGGGCTCGACCCGGTGGAAATCCTGCAGGAGAGGGAGTACAG GCTGCAGGCTCGCATCGCTCACAGGATCCAGGAGCTGGAGAACCTGCCCGGCTCCCTGGCTGGTGACCTGAGAACCAAAGCTACCATTGAACTTAAAGCACTAAGGCTGCTTAATTTTCAGCGACAG CTGCGTCAGGAGGTCGTGGTGTGCATGAGGCGAGACACGGCCTTGGAAACAGCCCTCAATGCCAAGGCCTACAAGCGCAGCAAGCGGCAGTCCCTGCGCGAGGCTCGCATCACCgagaagctggagaagcagcagaagattGAGCAGGAGCGGAAGCGCAGGCAGAAGCACCAG GAATACCTCAATAGCATTCTCCAGCACGCTAAAGATTTCAAGGAATACCATCGCTCTGTCACGGGCAAAATTCAAAAGCTGACCAAGGCGGTGGCCACGTACCACGCCAACACGGAGCGCGAGCAGAAGAAGGAGAACGAGCGGATCGAGAAGGAGAGGATGCGCCGTTTGATG gctgaggatgaggagggataCCGCAAGCTCATCGACCAGAAGAAGGACAAGCGCTTGGCCTACCTGCTGCAGCAGACGGACGAGTACGTCGCCAACCTGACGGAGCTGGTGCGGCAGCACAAGGCCGCGCAGGTGGccaaggagaagaagaagaaaaagaaaaagaag aaGGCGGAGAACGCGGAAGGGCAGACGCCGGCGATCGGACCCGATGGCGAA CCGCTGGACGAGACGAGCCAAATGAGCGACCTCCCTGTCAAAGTGATCCACGTGGAGAGTGGCAAGATCCTCACCGGCACCGATGCCCCGAAGGCCGGGCAGCTGGAGGCCTGGCTGGAGATGAACCCCGG ATATGAAGTAGCTCCGCGATCTGACAGTGAAGAAAGTGGgtcagaagaggaggaggag gaggaggaagaggagcaacCGCAGCCCGCCCAGCCCGCTCTGCCtgtggaggagaagaaaaagatccCGGATCCGGACAGTGATGATGTCTCGGAAGTGGACGCCAGACACATTATCGA GAACGCTAAGCAGGACGTTGATGATGAGTACGGGGTGTCTCAAGCTCTGGCGCGGGGCCTGCAGTCGTACTACGCCGTGGCCCACGCAGTCACTGAAAGGGTGGACAAGCAGTCCACGCTGATGGTCAACGGGGTGCTCAAGCAGTACCAG ATCAAGGGTCTGGAGTGGCTGGTGTCCCTGTACAACAACAACCTGAACGGCATCTTGGCAGACGAGATGGGCCTGGGCAAAACCATCCAGACCATCGCTTTAATCACATACCTCATGGAGCACAAGCGCATCAACGGGCCCTTCCTCATCATCGTCCCTCTCTC aacgCTGTCGAATTGGGCGTACGAGTTTGACAAATGGGCCCCTTCCGTGGTGAAGGTCTCCTACAAG GGCTCTCCAGCAGCAAGACGGGCATTCGTACCTCAGCTCCGAAGCGGGAAATTCAATGTCTTGCTCACTACGTACGAATATATCATCAAAGATAAGCACATCCTGGCCAAG ATCCGCTGGAAGTACATGATCGTGGACGAGGGCCACCGCATGAAGAACCACCACTGCAAGCTCACCCAGGTCCTCAACACGCACTACGTGGCCCCGCGCCGTCTGCTGCTGACGGGCACCCCGCTGCAGAACAAGCTCCCGGAGCTGTGGGCCCTGCTCAATTTCCTCCTGCCCACCATTTTCAAGAGCTGCAGCACCTTCGAGCAGTGGTTTAACGCTCCTTTCGCCATGACGGGAGAAAAG GTGGACCTGAACGAAGAAGAAACCATCCTGATCATTCGGCGTTTGCACAAAGTGCTGCGCCCCTTCCTCCTGCGCAGGCTGAAGAAGGAAGTAGAAGCGCAGCTGCCTGAAAAG GTGGAGTACGTGATCAAGTGTGACATGTCCGCCCTGCAGCGCGTCCTCTACAGGCACATGCAGGCCAAGGGGGTGCTGCTCACCGACGGCTCCGAGAAGGACAAAAAG GGCAAAGGCGGTACGAAAACCTTAATGAACACGATCATGCAGCTGAGGAAGATCTGTAACCACCCCTACATGTTCCAGCACATCGAG GAATCCTTTTCCGAGCACCTGGGGTTCACGGGCGGTATCGTGCAGGG GCTGGATCTGTACCGTGCCTCGGGTAAATTTGAGCTCCTGGACAGAATCCTCCCCAAACTGCGAGCCACCAACCACAAAGTCCTGCTCTTCTGCCAGATGACCTCCCTCATGACCATCATGGAAGATTATTTTGCTTATCGCGGATTCAAATACCTCAGGCTGGACG GGACCACGAAGGCGGAGGACCGGGGCATGTTGTTAAAGACTTTCAATGAGCCGGGCTCCGAGTACTTCATTTTCTTGCTGAGCACTCGGGCCGGCGGGCTGGGTCTGAATCTCCAGTCTGCCGATACTGTGATTATCTTTGACAGCGACTGGAATCCTCACCag GACCTGCAGGCGCAGGACCGCGCGCACCGCATCGGGCAGCAGAACGAAGTGCGCGTTCTCCGGCTCTGCACCGTCAACAGCGTGGAGGAGAAGATCCTGGCCGCCGCCAAATACAAGCTGAATGTTGATCAGAAGGTTATCCAAGCCGGCATGTTTGACCAGAAATCCTCGAGCCACGAGCGAAGAGCCTTCCTCCAGGCCATCTTGGAGCACGAGGAGCAGGACGAG AACAGATACAGCGCGGGCAGCGGCAGTGGCAGTGCAAGCTTCCCCCACACTGCCTCAACCCTGTGCCTGAACGCTGAGTTGGAGGAACCACCTCTAAAG GAAGAAGACGAAGTTCCCGACGATGAAACCGTCAACCAGATGATTGCGCGGCACGAAGAGGAGTTTGACCTTTTCATG CGCATGGACCTGGACCGCAGGCGGGAGGAGGCGCGAAACCCCAAGCGCAAACCGCGCCTGATGGAGGAGGACGAGCTGCCATCTTGGATCATCAAGGACGATGCCGAGGTGGAGAGGTTGAcgtgtgaggaagaggaggaaaagatgttTGGGCGAGGCTCGCGGCACCGCAAGGAGGTGGACTACAGCGACTCGCTGACGGAGAAGCAGTGGCTCAAG GCGATCGAGGAGGGGACGCTGGAGGAGATCGAGGAGGAGGTGCGCCAGAAAAAATCCTCCCGTAAACGGAAGCGGGACACGGACGTCGGCTCCGCCACCCCCACCACCAGCACCCGCAGCCGGGATAAGGACGATGatagcaaaaagcagaaaaaacgCGGCAGGCCGCCGGCGGAAAAACtctccccaaaccctcccaacctcaccaaaaaaatgaagaagatcGTAGACGCCGTCATCAAGTACAAGGACAG TAGCAGTGGACGGCAGCTCAGCGAAGTTTTCATCCAGCTGCCGTCCCGCAAGGAGCTGCCCGAGTACTACGAGCTCATCCGCAAACCCGTCGACTTCAAAAAAATCAAG gAGCGAATCCGCAACCACAAGTACCGGAGCCTCAACGACCTGGAGAAGGACGTGATGCTGCTCTGCCAGAACGCCCAGACCTTCAACCTCGAGGGCTCGCTG aTCTACGAGGACTCCATCGTCCTCCAGTCCGTCTTCACCAGCGTGCGGCAGAAAattgagaaggaggaggagagcgaAGGCGAGgacagcgaggaggaggaggaaggagaagaggaaggatccGAGTCTGAGT ctcgcTCGGTCAAGGTGAAGATCAAGCTGGGGCGGAAGGAGAAGGCGCAGGACCGGCTCAAGGGCCGCCGGCGCACCAGCCGCGGCGCCCGCGCCAAGCCCGTGGTGagcgacgacgacagcgaggaggagcaggaggag gaTCGCTCCGGCAGCGGCACCGAAGACGACTAA